Proteins encoded in a region of the Haloglomus salinum genome:
- a CDS encoding alpha/beta hydrolase, giving the protein MADDLDGLDPDCARVVREFQTQGLPEWHTLSVPSARRLEDDLFSAGDGPEMAAVRDFAIDGPAGDELPLRAYRPEGPPPGDDESDTTIPNRPTVVFSHGGGWTLGTLDSADDICRELAARTGALVISVDYRLAPEHPFPAALDDAYRATEWVAANADTLGGGGPLAVAGTSAGAGLAAAVALRAAVEGGPDVAVQALCYPMLDRDDSPASYTEHGDGPLLTAADIAWFWEQYLRSPVDAHNPFAAPLRADDSLLAGAPPAVVATAGVDPLRDEGRDYADRLEGAAVPVERVHEPDLSHGFCSLTGDVPAADRAMDDLCGALAARLE; this is encoded by the coding sequence ATGGCCGACGACCTCGACGGACTGGACCCCGACTGCGCACGCGTCGTGCGCGAGTTCCAGACACAGGGCCTCCCGGAGTGGCACACCCTGTCGGTACCGAGCGCCCGCCGGCTCGAGGACGACCTGTTCTCGGCGGGCGACGGCCCCGAGATGGCCGCAGTCCGGGATTTCGCCATCGATGGACCTGCTGGCGACGAACTCCCGCTCAGAGCGTATCGTCCGGAAGGGCCACCACCGGGTGACGATGAATCGGATACCACGATACCGAATCGCCCGACCGTGGTCTTCAGCCACGGTGGCGGCTGGACGCTCGGAACGCTCGACTCCGCCGACGACATCTGCCGGGAGCTGGCCGCCCGGACCGGTGCGCTGGTTATCTCGGTCGACTATCGGCTCGCCCCGGAGCACCCGTTCCCGGCGGCGCTCGACGACGCCTACCGCGCGACCGAGTGGGTAGCCGCGAACGCCGACACGCTGGGCGGGGGCGGACCGCTCGCGGTCGCCGGCACGTCCGCGGGCGCCGGGCTCGCGGCCGCGGTGGCGCTGCGTGCGGCCGTCGAGGGAGGCCCCGATGTCGCGGTGCAGGCGCTGTGCTACCCGATGCTCGACCGGGACGACTCACCCGCGTCGTACACGGAGCACGGCGACGGACCGCTCCTGACCGCCGCCGACATCGCGTGGTTCTGGGAGCAGTACCTCCGCTCGCCGGTCGACGCACACAACCCGTTCGCGGCGCCGTTACGGGCGGACGACAGCCTGCTCGCCGGGGCGCCGCCCGCCGTGGTCGCGACCGCCGGGGTGGACCCACTCCGCGACGAGGGGCGGGACTACGCGGACCGGCTGGAAGGCGCGGCCGTGCCGGTCGAACGCGTCCACGAGCCCGACCTCTCCCACGGGTTCTGCTCGCTGACGGGCGACGTGCCGGCTGCCGACCGGGCGATGGACGACCTCTGTGGCGCGCTGGCCGCCCGGCTGGAGTGA
- a CDS encoding cupin domain-containing protein gives MEKVTIDELAADNNPGGGEDTARRVGEALETADVGLSHYQLDAGQNLSGGVHTHMDQEEIFYVLDGTVTFQTLEGEVEVEGGEVVRFAPGDFQQGKNESDQPATLLGIGAPKPSTDVRVPQPCSACGESDTLRFVPGDDGMVLQCPECGETFEMPG, from the coding sequence ATGGAGAAAGTGACCATCGATGAACTCGCGGCGGACAACAACCCCGGCGGCGGCGAGGACACCGCTCGTCGCGTGGGTGAAGCACTCGAGACGGCCGACGTGGGGCTGAGCCACTACCAGCTCGACGCTGGCCAGAACCTCTCGGGCGGCGTCCACACCCACATGGACCAGGAGGAGATATTCTACGTCCTCGACGGGACGGTCACCTTCCAGACGCTGGAGGGCGAGGTCGAGGTCGAGGGTGGCGAGGTCGTCCGGTTCGCGCCGGGGGACTTCCAGCAGGGCAAGAACGAGTCCGACCAGCCCGCGACACTGCTGGGTATCGGTGCCCCGAAGCCCTCGACCGACGTGCGGGTGCCCCAGCCGTGTAGCGCGTGTGGGGAGTCGGATACCCTGCGCTTCGTCCCGGGCGACGACGGGATGGTGCTGCAGTGTCCCGAATGTGGTGAGACCTTCGAGATGCCGGGGTAG
- a CDS encoding serine/threonine-protein kinase RIO2, with protein sequence MVRNVAGEMAELEPEDFHLLSGLEHGMRFSRWVAEGKLPEFSGLDSENVDYRLDRCERRGLVERKTIQYTGYRLTFEGYDALALHTFAERDTIDGVGGPLGVGKESDVYEVRSFQPLALKYHREGYTNFREVDKERDYTSDKQHISWFYTARKAAEREYEALETLYPDVRVPRPVDQNRHAIVMAKMDGVELSRAGLEDEQVVPVLDLVLDEMAGAYREGFVHADMSEYNVFVGSEGVTVFDWPQAVPTDHANAEELLARDVTNIVGYFARKYPQRMPDVDEAALADALRADDFETVREFA encoded by the coding sequence ATGGTCCGGAACGTGGCCGGCGAGATGGCCGAACTCGAGCCGGAGGACTTCCACCTGCTGTCCGGCCTGGAGCACGGGATGCGGTTCTCGCGCTGGGTCGCCGAGGGGAAGCTCCCGGAGTTCTCGGGACTCGATTCGGAGAACGTCGACTACCGGCTGGACCGCTGTGAGCGCCGCGGCCTCGTCGAGCGCAAGACCATCCAGTACACCGGCTACCGGCTCACGTTCGAGGGGTACGACGCGCTGGCGCTGCACACCTTCGCCGAACGCGACACCATCGACGGCGTTGGTGGGCCGCTCGGCGTGGGCAAGGAGTCCGACGTCTACGAGGTCCGGAGCTTCCAGCCGCTCGCGCTGAAGTACCACCGCGAGGGGTACACCAACTTCCGCGAAGTGGACAAGGAGCGCGACTACACCAGCGACAAGCAGCACATCTCCTGGTTCTACACCGCACGGAAGGCCGCCGAGCGCGAGTACGAGGCCCTGGAGACGCTGTATCCCGACGTGCGCGTGCCCCGGCCGGTCGACCAGAACCGCCACGCCATCGTGATGGCGAAGATGGACGGCGTCGAGTTGTCGCGCGCGGGCCTCGAGGACGAGCAGGTCGTGCCCGTCCTCGACCTCGTGCTCGACGAGATGGCCGGCGCGTACCGCGAGGGGTTCGTCCACGCCGACATGTCCGAGTACAACGTCTTCGTCGGGTCGGAGGGCGTCACCGTCTTCGACTGGCCGCAGGCGGTCCCGACCGACCACGCGAACGCCGAGGAACTGCTCGCGCGCGACGTGACCAACATCGTCGGCTACTTCGCTCGGAAGTACCCTCAGCGGATGCCCGACGTGGACGAGGCCGCGCTCGCGGACGCGCTCCGGGCGGACGACTTCGAGACGGTCCGCGAGTTCGCGTGA
- a CDS encoding thiolase C-terminal domain-containing protein, protein MDRAPPRVAGVGLTHFGVHPERTGRDLFAEAAATAFEDAGVPRADVDGVYYGNFMGELTEHQGHQAPLMAEAAGLTCPATRYENACASSGVAVREAVRTVRNGEADVLLVGGAERMNNVGTAGSTEGLAVAADDLFEVRAGVTFPGAYALMARAYFDEFGGSREALAHIAVKNHDNALDNEFAQFRQAIDVETAVEAPPIAEPLHLYDSCPITDGASAFLLVSEAYAAEHDLDAAVSVTGTGQGGDHLALQDRADLAFTPATEAAAGEAFADAGIERDAVAFAEVHDCFTIAEVLALEGLGFYDRGAAIDAARAGETTRDGDLPVNLSGGLKAKGHPVGATGAAQVVEATRLLRGDHPNSDAVDGDVGVTHNAGGTVASAVVHVLEVDA, encoded by the coding sequence ATGGACAGAGCACCGCCCCGCGTCGCTGGCGTGGGGCTGACCCACTTCGGTGTCCACCCGGAGCGGACGGGCCGTGACCTGTTCGCCGAGGCAGCCGCGACCGCGTTCGAGGACGCGGGCGTGCCACGCGCCGACGTCGACGGGGTCTACTACGGCAACTTCATGGGCGAACTGACCGAGCACCAGGGCCACCAGGCACCGCTGATGGCCGAGGCCGCGGGACTCACCTGCCCGGCCACGCGCTACGAGAACGCGTGTGCGTCGTCGGGCGTCGCGGTCCGGGAAGCGGTCCGGACCGTGCGGAACGGCGAGGCCGACGTGTTGCTCGTCGGGGGTGCCGAGCGGATGAACAACGTCGGCACCGCCGGGTCGACGGAGGGACTGGCGGTCGCGGCCGACGACCTGTTCGAGGTCCGCGCCGGCGTCACCTTCCCCGGAGCGTACGCGCTGATGGCGCGGGCCTACTTCGACGAGTTCGGCGGCTCGCGCGAGGCCCTCGCGCATATCGCGGTGAAGAACCACGACAACGCGCTCGACAACGAGTTCGCGCAGTTCCGGCAGGCCATCGACGTCGAGACGGCGGTCGAGGCACCCCCCATCGCGGAGCCGCTCCACCTGTACGACTCCTGCCCCATCACGGACGGCGCGAGCGCGTTCCTCCTCGTGAGCGAGGCGTACGCCGCCGAGCACGACCTCGACGCGGCCGTCAGCGTGACGGGCACGGGCCAGGGCGGGGACCATCTCGCACTGCAGGACCGCGCGGACCTGGCGTTCACGCCCGCGACCGAGGCGGCCGCCGGCGAAGCGTTCGCCGACGCCGGCATCGAGCGCGACGCCGTCGCCTTCGCCGAGGTCCACGACTGCTTCACCATCGCGGAGGTGCTGGCGCTGGAGGGGCTGGGGTTCTACGACCGCGGCGCGGCCATCGACGCCGCGCGTGCGGGCGAGACGACCCGCGACGGCGACCTGCCGGTCAACCTCTCGGGCGGCCTGAAGGCGAAGGGGCATCCCGTCGGCGCGACCGGCGCCGCGCAGGTCGTGGAGGCCACGCGGCTCCTCCGTGGCGACCACCCCAACAGCGACGCCGTCGACGGCGACGTCGGCGTGACGCACAACGCCGGTGGGACCGTGGCGAGTGCCGTGGTCCACGTGCTGGAGGTGGACGCATGA
- a CDS encoding AAA family ATPase, with protein sequence MDVSEASDACEAVLDAVSTAVIADRTVLETTLLGVVSGGHVLLEDVPGTGKTLTARSLATALGLEFSRVQFTPDLLPSDVTGTHVYNERDREFEFRPGPVFANVVLADEINRAPPKTQAALLEAMEEEQVTADGETRPLPDPFFVIATQNPVEQEGTFPLPEAQVDRFAVKTALGYPDEDGEVELLRRRSDRRTRSPEIESVFDEARVRALRESPEDVGVDEDVLRYVARLARATREDRRVAIGVSPRGTQRLFELARAHAVLVGREFVTPDDVKRVAPSTLTHRLVLTPDAQVEDAEKADVVRDALDSVTVPTV encoded by the coding sequence ATGGACGTTTCCGAGGCCAGCGACGCGTGCGAGGCGGTGCTGGACGCGGTATCGACGGCGGTCATCGCCGACCGGACGGTGCTGGAGACGACGCTGCTGGGTGTCGTCTCGGGTGGGCACGTCCTGCTGGAGGACGTGCCCGGCACGGGGAAGACCCTGACCGCGCGCTCGCTGGCGACGGCGCTGGGGCTGGAGTTCTCGCGGGTCCAGTTCACCCCCGACCTGCTCCCCTCGGACGTGACCGGGACCCACGTCTACAACGAGCGCGACCGCGAGTTCGAGTTCCGGCCTGGCCCCGTCTTCGCCAACGTCGTGCTGGCCGACGAAATCAACCGCGCGCCGCCGAAGACGCAGGCCGCGCTGCTCGAAGCGATGGAGGAAGAGCAGGTCACCGCCGACGGGGAGACGCGCCCGCTCCCGGACCCCTTCTTCGTCATCGCCACGCAGAACCCCGTCGAGCAGGAGGGGACCTTCCCCCTGCCCGAGGCGCAGGTCGACCGCTTCGCCGTGAAGACGGCGCTCGGCTACCCGGACGAGGACGGCGAGGTCGAACTCCTGCGGCGGCGTTCGGACCGCCGGACCCGCTCGCCCGAAATCGAGTCCGTGTTCGACGAGGCGCGGGTGCGCGCGCTCCGCGAGAGCCCGGAGGACGTCGGCGTCGACGAGGACGTCCTCCGGTACGTCGCGCGCCTGGCACGGGCCACGCGCGAGGACCGCCGGGTCGCGATCGGTGTCTCCCCGCGTGGGACCCAGCGCCTGTTCGAACTCGCGCGCGCCCACGCGGTCCTCGTCGGCCGCGAGTTCGTCACCCCCGACGACGTGAAGCGGGTCGCGCCGTCGACGCTGACCCACCGCCTCGTCCTCACCCCCGACGCGCAGGTCGAGGACGCCGAGAAGGCCGACGTGGTCCGGGACGCGCTCGATTCGGTGACCGTTCCAACGGTGTGA
- a CDS encoding DUF7344 domain-containing protein translates to MSTNTESRLSLRGRPTLSDDDLHHILRNPRRRATLHHLGTSWGPTTVRALSEVVAARETGETPPPRDVREAVYISLHQTHLPTLAEHDVVEYDRDRKEVVPCSGAPHVGRHLAAISGTGITWEEYYRLLGTLALVLVTLSAGGFPVVSAVPALAWANGFLVLFALSTIYQLLHYRGLLLRPLLGNSADS, encoded by the coding sequence ATGTCCACCAACACCGAATCCAGGCTCTCGCTTCGCGGTCGGCCGACGCTGAGCGACGACGATCTCCACCACATCCTCCGCAATCCTCGGCGACGAGCGACACTCCATCACCTCGGAACGTCGTGGGGGCCGACCACCGTCCGGGCCCTCTCGGAGGTGGTCGCGGCACGGGAGACCGGCGAGACACCGCCACCCCGTGACGTCCGGGAGGCGGTGTACATCTCGCTCCATCAGACCCACCTGCCCACGCTGGCCGAGCACGACGTCGTGGAGTACGACCGCGACCGCAAGGAGGTGGTCCCGTGCAGCGGTGCGCCTCACGTCGGCCGCCATCTCGCGGCGATCTCCGGGACCGGAATCACCTGGGAGGAGTACTACCGCCTTCTCGGGACCCTCGCCCTGGTGCTCGTCACCCTGTCGGCCGGCGGGTTCCCGGTCGTTTCGGCCGTTCCGGCACTCGCCTGGGCCAACGGGTTCCTCGTCCTGTTCGCGCTCTCGACGATCTACCAGCTGTTGCACTATCGGGGGCTGCTGCTCCGCCCGTTGCTCGGGAACTCGGCCGACTCGTGA
- a CDS encoding Zn-ribbon domain-containing OB-fold protein has translation MSDEYTPENPAPDGEYDAWLDAVAADEGYYLACDEGHGWLPPRRVCPRCGGDLHEESLPETGEVATFTVVHVPTPSFAAEAPYATVVAEFGAVRLTGVARTFEGLAVGDTVAPAVGEREEGDRLLLLEPV, from the coding sequence ATGAGCGACGAGTACACCCCCGAGAACCCGGCGCCGGACGGCGAGTACGACGCGTGGCTGGATGCCGTCGCCGCCGACGAGGGCTACTACCTGGCGTGCGACGAGGGACACGGCTGGCTGCCGCCCCGCCGGGTCTGCCCGCGCTGTGGTGGGGACCTGCACGAGGAATCCCTCCCCGAGACGGGCGAGGTGGCGACGTTCACCGTCGTCCACGTCCCGACGCCGTCGTTCGCGGCCGAAGCGCCCTACGCGACGGTCGTCGCGGAGTTCGGCGCGGTCCGGCTGACCGGTGTCGCCCGGACGTTCGAGGGCCTCGCGGTCGGTGACACGGTCGCCCCCGCGGTCGGCGAGCGGGAGGAGGGGGACCGGCTCCTCCTCCTGGAACCGGTCTGA
- the kynU gene encoding kynureninase has product MTETPGEDGPDIDADRLTREWAERRDADAWSLANAFDAPGTYLEGNSLGPISDHAEAAVGDLLAEWRDLAVEGWSDSDWFEWGERLGTRIAPMVGARDDEVVCANSTTVNLHTLVGTFLRESDGAEVLVNELDFPSDHYAVRAQLRERGLDPDDGLVQVASRDGRTIRAADVEAALEANPEVGVVVMPSVLYRSGQLLDIPAITEAAHAHDALVGFDCAHSVGVVPHEFADVGVDFAVWCGYKYLNGGPGAVAGLYVNRRHHGTTPSLTGWWGHDKETQFEMNERFTPADSAGAWQIGTPPLLAMAPLRGVLDLFDEHDVTVAALRERSLALTDYCIDLADERLPECDVAAPRAPDERGGHVALEHPEAYRIGEALQARDVVVDVRPPDVVRLCPAPTHVGFADVFDAVAALRAVLDGEEYEQFDAPDGGVT; this is encoded by the coding sequence ATGACCGAGACGCCGGGCGAGGACGGGCCCGACATCGACGCCGACCGGCTGACCCGTGAGTGGGCCGAACGACGGGACGCCGACGCCTGGAGCCTCGCCAACGCCTTCGACGCGCCGGGGACGTACCTGGAGGGGAACTCGCTGGGGCCTATCTCCGACCACGCCGAGGCCGCCGTCGGCGACCTGCTGGCGGAGTGGCGCGACCTCGCGGTCGAGGGGTGGAGCGACTCGGACTGGTTCGAGTGGGGCGAACGCCTCGGCACGCGAATCGCGCCGATGGTCGGCGCCCGCGACGACGAGGTCGTCTGCGCCAACAGCACGACGGTCAACCTCCACACGCTCGTCGGGACCTTCCTCCGCGAATCGGACGGCGCGGAAGTCCTGGTCAACGAGCTGGACTTCCCGAGCGACCACTACGCCGTCCGCGCCCAGCTGCGCGAGCGCGGGCTCGACCCTGATGACGGCCTCGTGCAGGTCGCGTCGCGCGACGGCCGCACCATCCGGGCCGCGGACGTCGAGGCCGCGCTCGAGGCCAATCCCGAGGTGGGCGTCGTCGTGATGCCCTCCGTGCTGTATCGTTCGGGCCAGCTGCTCGACATCCCGGCTATCACGGAGGCCGCGCACGCACACGACGCGCTCGTGGGCTTCGACTGCGCACATTCGGTCGGTGTCGTCCCCCACGAGTTCGCCGACGTCGGCGTCGACTTCGCGGTCTGGTGTGGCTACAAGTACCTCAACGGCGGTCCCGGCGCCGTGGCGGGCCTGTACGTCAACCGCCGGCATCACGGGACGACGCCGTCGCTCACGGGCTGGTGGGGTCACGACAAGGAGACGCAGTTCGAGATGAACGAGCGGTTCACGCCCGCTGACTCGGCCGGGGCGTGGCAGATCGGGACGCCGCCGCTCCTGGCGATGGCGCCGCTCCGGGGCGTGCTGGACCTGTTCGACGAGCACGACGTGACGGTCGCGGCCCTGCGCGAGCGCTCGCTCGCGCTGACCGATTACTGCATCGACCTCGCCGACGAGCGCCTGCCCGAGTGCGACGTGGCGGCGCCGCGGGCGCCCGACGAGCGCGGCGGGCACGTCGCCCTCGAACACCCGGAGGCCTACCGCATCGGCGAGGCGCTGCAGGCCCGTGACGTGGTGGTCGACGTCCGGCCGCCGGACGTGGTGCGGCTCTGTCCCGCCCCCACCCACGTCGGCTTCGCGGACGTGTTCGACGCTGTCGCGGCACTCCGGGCGGTGCTCGACGGCGAGGAGTACGAACAGTTCGACGCGCCCGACGGCGGCGTCACCTGA
- a CDS encoding SDR family NAD(P)-dependent oxidoreductase has product MLEDTVQIVCGAGGGLGEETAVAMAEHGATVVVNDLGVDVDGEGSDAEPAQETVERIEDAGGEAMAHFGDVTDLEYTEQLVADTVEEYGAVHGVINYAGILRDSMVFNMDEDEWDAVIDVHLKGHFSVVRAVSSHWRERYKAEGGFDRQRSLTCVSSGVAAGNPGQANYSAAKAGILGLMRTSARELYQYDVRVNALWPTALTRMTEDLPAMAGADEESMGPQLVPAAPVFLASDGAEDVNGVTLAIAGGNLAVVSDPDREQSLSKNVGEAGGWTAAEIDERWDELTDGISTMRMSPGY; this is encoded by the coding sequence ATGCTCGAGGACACGGTGCAGATCGTCTGCGGCGCGGGCGGTGGACTGGGCGAGGAGACCGCGGTCGCGATGGCCGAGCACGGCGCGACGGTCGTCGTCAACGACCTCGGCGTCGACGTGGACGGCGAGGGGAGCGACGCCGAACCCGCTCAGGAGACCGTGGAGCGCATCGAGGACGCTGGTGGCGAGGCGATGGCCCACTTCGGCGACGTGACCGACCTGGAATACACCGAACAGCTCGTCGCGGACACCGTCGAGGAGTACGGCGCCGTCCACGGCGTCATCAACTACGCCGGCATCCTCCGGGACTCGATGGTGTTCAACATGGACGAGGACGAGTGGGACGCCGTCATCGATGTCCACCTGAAGGGCCACTTCTCGGTGGTTCGCGCGGTTTCGAGCCACTGGCGCGAGCGCTACAAGGCCGAAGGTGGCTTCGACCGCCAGCGCTCGCTCACCTGCGTCTCCAGTGGCGTCGCAGCTGGGAACCCGGGGCAGGCGAACTACTCCGCGGCGAAAGCCGGCATCCTGGGTCTGATGCGAACGTCGGCCCGCGAACTCTACCAGTACGACGTCCGCGTGAACGCGCTGTGGCCGACCGCCCTGACCCGGATGACCGAGGACCTGCCCGCGATGGCCGGTGCCGACGAGGAGTCGATGGGGCCACAGCTGGTGCCGGCCGCGCCGGTCTTCCTCGCCAGCGATGGCGCCGAGGACGTCAACGGCGTCACGCTGGCCATCGCCGGTGGGAACCTGGCGGTCGTCTCGGACCCCGACCGCGAGCAGAGCCTCTCGAAGAACGTCGGCGAGGCGGGCGGCTGGACCGCCGCCGAGATCGACGAACGCTGGGACGAACTCACCGACGGCATCTCGACGATGCGGATGTCGCCGGGCTACTGA
- a CDS encoding signal peptidase I: MSDRSDTDAARSGSSDATDDEATDDEATDARPWPSDRGSLPLRRLFDVLLVVALVAVVVPFAVYAAPSLVGADESYIVRSGSMEPAIGTGDVVLVERATPADIETGDVITFVPDGQPPPTTHRVVAKTEEDGVVRFTTKGDANEAPDSEPVVETELVGEVTLVLPYIGYVVSFASTSTGFFVLVAAPFGLLLATEVWAVFWEDDDSDSGDAGSAPEPSPGASSGAAGDDEAAYTLSPTDIRLSLVVLLVLTGYSSFVAIRRPTPWSIAVAVGAFGTAVYLAAMRYAAVTETGSGGPAVATPPPTREVTPSGSDGGYGFEAPGDALGVRVLPVSLLASIEPTAREGNGHLKQSHEAAPDPDSSDSDPADADPPDLGPSDGSTEDAAGPTDTAESGDGADESATDDDSRGALDTLTESVVVRPVVRFLYAVGYVEVAAVRAVLRGLGLRSSDDGGES, translated from the coding sequence ATGAGCGACCGGTCCGACACCGACGCGGCGAGGAGTGGGAGCAGCGACGCGACCGACGACGAGGCGACCGACGACGAGGCGACCGATGCGAGGCCGTGGCCGTCCGACCGCGGGTCGCTCCCGCTCCGGCGGCTGTTCGACGTCCTGCTCGTGGTGGCACTCGTGGCGGTGGTCGTCCCCTTTGCCGTCTACGCCGCCCCCTCGCTGGTCGGCGCGGATGAGAGCTACATCGTCCGGAGCGGCAGTATGGAGCCGGCCATCGGGACCGGCGACGTGGTGCTCGTAGAGCGGGCCACGCCCGCGGATATCGAGACCGGCGATGTCATCACGTTCGTGCCGGACGGCCAGCCCCCGCCAACCACCCACCGCGTCGTCGCGAAGACCGAGGAGGACGGAGTGGTCCGCTTCACCACCAAGGGTGACGCCAACGAGGCTCCCGACTCCGAGCCGGTCGTCGAGACCGAACTCGTCGGGGAGGTGACGCTGGTGCTGCCGTACATCGGCTACGTCGTCTCGTTCGCGAGCACCTCGACCGGGTTCTTCGTGCTCGTCGCCGCCCCGTTCGGCCTCCTCCTCGCGACCGAGGTGTGGGCGGTGTTCTGGGAGGACGACGATAGCGACAGTGGTGACGCCGGCAGCGCGCCGGAGCCGTCACCGGGCGCCTCGTCCGGAGCTGCCGGTGACGACGAGGCGGCCTACACGCTGTCCCCGACTGACATCCGGCTCTCGCTGGTCGTCCTCCTCGTGCTCACCGGCTACAGCAGTTTCGTGGCGATCCGCCGGCCGACGCCGTGGTCCATCGCGGTCGCGGTCGGCGCCTTCGGGACAGCGGTCTACCTGGCCGCGATGCGCTATGCTGCGGTGACCGAGACGGGCTCCGGCGGTCCCGCTGTGGCGACGCCGCCACCCACCCGTGAGGTGACCCCCTCCGGCAGCGACGGCGGCTACGGGTTCGAGGCACCTGGCGACGCGCTCGGGGTCAGAGTGCTCCCGGTGTCGCTCCTCGCCTCGATCGAACCCACCGCTCGCGAGGGGAACGGCCACCTGAAGCAGTCTCACGAGGCGGCGCCGGACCCGGACTCGTCGGATTCGGACCCGGCGGATGCGGACCCGCCGGACCTGGGCCCGTCGGACGGCTCGACCGAGGATGCGGCGGGGCCGACCGACACGGCGGAGTCAGGCGACGGCGCGGATGAGTCGGCGACCGACGACGACAGCCGGGGCGCCCTCGATACGCTCACCGAGTCGGTCGTGGTCCGGCCGGTCGTCCGATTCCTGTACGCGGTCGGCTACGTGGAGGTCGCCGCGGTCCGTGCCGTCCTCCGTGGTCTCGGGCTGCGGTCATCCGACGACGGGGGTGAGAGCTGA
- a CDS encoding DUF7344 domain-containing protein yields the protein MSVSTASNGGVSEEERSEDEPLSTGDIYFTLSNCRRRFLIQYLSRQESMSVTELSRVIAAWENETTVEELSYDERKTVYTALLQTHLPKLDEMGVVEYDASRKHVRLTDRAEQLRPYLELDREGTDGDDAIPYGLLVWVLLGVAVSGVLLGRYSVAGLEGALLTALSFGVAAGVSVGFVLAATETVSE from the coding sequence ATGAGTGTCTCTACAGCCAGCAACGGCGGGGTATCAGAGGAGGAGCGTAGCGAGGACGAACCACTGTCGACCGGCGACATCTACTTCACGCTGAGCAACTGCCGCCGTCGGTTCCTCATCCAGTATCTCTCGCGACAGGAGTCGATGTCGGTCACGGAGCTGTCGCGGGTCATCGCGGCGTGGGAGAACGAGACGACGGTCGAGGAACTGTCGTACGACGAGCGAAAGACCGTCTACACCGCGCTCCTCCAGACACATCTCCCGAAGCTCGACGAGATGGGCGTCGTCGAGTACGATGCCTCGCGCAAGCACGTCAGGCTCACCGACCGGGCCGAGCAGCTCCGGCCGTATCTGGAGCTCGACCGGGAGGGGACGGACGGCGACGATGCGATCCCCTACGGGTTACTTGTCTGGGTGCTGCTCGGGGTCGCCGTGTCCGGGGTCCTGCTCGGCCGGTACTCCGTGGCCGGACTGGAGGGCGCACTGCTCACCGCGCTCTCGTTCGGTGTCGCCGCGGGCGTCTCGGTCGGCTTCGTGCTGGCCGCCACCGAGACCGTGAGCGAGTAG
- a CDS encoding SipW-dependent-type signal peptide-containing protein: protein MSNERIRISRRKALVGLGSIGLASAGAGLGTYAQFTDQEEQSVTFTAGGVDGKLSWGASYNKNQVADELTNVEVTDTAAGVAFNLTDVKPGDYGSITFELEVTNNPAWVSSCVGYANDIDGRTFEPEVEADDDLDGSETDPVQNHPHGELADNLLIIPFYSDGPNTFFDDNGTPGEPDGDWTPGDMGVYGNGTTAAFWNSREGTNDFGDLQPRTLHDVATGASSKNTILWNEDDGLVVIPGPEDASVESGCVVLDGDAEDDSNTYDDEREASPLEPDDTLNFGYDWHLPYTAGNALQGDSVTMKLGFTFSQVRHSDAPQFQNSYDPGNYTPNDDSS from the coding sequence ATGTCCAACGAACGAATCCGCATCTCCCGGCGCAAAGCACTCGTCGGGCTCGGTTCGATCGGCCTCGCGTCCGCGGGCGCCGGTCTCGGCACGTATGCACAGTTCACAGACCAGGAGGAGCAGTCGGTCACCTTCACCGCAGGTGGCGTCGACGGCAAGCTCAGCTGGGGCGCCAGCTACAACAAGAATCAGGTGGCAGACGAGCTGACCAACGTCGAGGTCACCGACACCGCCGCGGGCGTCGCATTCAACCTGACGGACGTCAAGCCCGGCGATTACGGTTCCATCACGTTCGAGCTGGAGGTCACGAACAATCCGGCGTGGGTGTCCTCGTGTGTCGGCTACGCGAACGACATCGACGGCCGGACGTTCGAGCCGGAGGTCGAGGCCGACGACGACCTCGACGGCTCGGAGACTGACCCGGTCCAGAACCATCCCCACGGCGAACTGGCCGACAACCTGCTCATCATCCCGTTCTACTCGGACGGACCGAACACGTTCTTCGACGACAACGGCACGCCTGGCGAGCCGGACGGCGACTGGACGCCCGGCGATATGGGCGTCTACGGCAACGGGACCACCGCGGCGTTCTGGAACAGTCGCGAGGGAACGAACGACTTCGGTGACCTCCAGCCACGGACGCTCCACGACGTGGCAACGGGTGCGAGTTCGAAGAACACGATCCTCTGGAACGAGGACGACGGTCTCGTTGTCATCCCTGGCCCGGAGGACGCCTCGGTGGAGAGCGGTTGTGTGGTACTGGACGGGGACGCCGAGGACGACTCCAACACCTACGACGACGAGCGCGAGGCGTCGCCGCTGGAGCCCGACGACACGCTCAACTTCGGCTACGACTGGCACCTCCCCTACACGGCGGGGAACGCCCTGCAGGGCGACAGCGTGACGATGAAGCTCGGGTTCACGTTCAGCCAGGTCCGCCACTCCGACGCGCCGCAGTTCCAGAACAGCTACGATCCGGGGAACTACACGCCGAACGACGATTCGAGCTGA